Proteins found in one Nocardia brasiliensis ATCC 700358 genomic segment:
- a CDS encoding MarR family winged helix-turn-helix transcriptional regulator has product MTADAALTGLADGWYALSLLHDRIEAHIERALQSGHDLSVREYSLLVVLSRQHDGPGGHLRMNQVAEAVVLSQSATTRLVTRLEDRGLLQRYLCPDDRRGIYTDVTPPGLALLDRARPTHDDALAGALGQAAADPELAPLVAAVEALNTASARSPRTRAYRPV; this is encoded by the coding sequence ATGACCGCGGATGCCGCCCTGACCGGCTTGGCCGATGGCTGGTACGCACTGTCGCTGCTGCACGACCGGATCGAGGCGCACATCGAACGCGCGCTGCAATCCGGCCACGACCTGAGCGTCCGCGAGTACTCGCTGCTTGTGGTGTTGAGCAGGCAGCACGACGGTCCCGGCGGTCACCTACGGATGAACCAGGTCGCCGAGGCGGTGGTGCTGAGCCAGAGCGCGACGACCCGGCTGGTCACCCGGCTGGAAGACCGCGGTCTGCTCCAGCGGTACCTGTGCCCCGACGACCGCCGCGGCATCTACACCGACGTGACCCCGCCCGGCCTCGCGCTGCTCGACCGGGCGCGCCCGACCCACGACGACGCGCTGGCCGGCGCGCTCGGCCAAGCGGCGGCGGACCCGGAGCTGGCACCGCTGGTGGCCGCGGTCGAAGCGCTCAACACGGCGTCGGCTCGTAGTCCGCGCACCCGGGCCTACCGGCCGGTCTGA
- a CDS encoding cupredoxin domain-containing protein, producing MPMVTRRARSTQVATGVAVLTAVLVAGCGGGDSGPAATTTKRPAQPVTTTTQPAGDTKPAAVTIDVRDMKFAPGEVTVKVGDTVTWHFTDKAPHTVQGIGDKAMGLNSPIIDKGDWSYTFTAPGTYRYLCSLHPEMRGTVTVQ from the coding sequence ATGCCAATGGTCACGCGTCGCGCACGGTCCACGCAGGTCGCCACCGGAGTGGCGGTGCTGACCGCGGTACTTGTGGCGGGCTGCGGCGGTGGCGATTCGGGCCCCGCCGCGACGACCACGAAGCGACCGGCGCAGCCGGTGACCACCACCACCCAGCCCGCGGGCGATACGAAACCCGCCGCCGTCACCATCGATGTGCGCGACATGAAATTCGCGCCCGGCGAGGTGACCGTCAAGGTCGGCGACACCGTCACCTGGCATTTCACCGACAAGGCCCCGCACACCGTGCAGGGCATCGGCGACAAGGCGATGGGCCTCAACAGCCCGATCATCGACAAGGGCGACTGGAGCTACACCTTCACCGCGCCGGGGACCTACCGCTATCTCTGCTCCCTGCACCCGGAAATGCGCGGCACTGTCACTGTGCAGTAG
- a CDS encoding NAD(P)H-hydrate dehydratase yields MSTQRGYFTADEVRAAEAELFTRVPDGVPMQRAAYGLATVVARELRARTGGVAGRAVTLLVGSGDNGGDALWAGSMLRRRGVEVTAVLLNPARAHAKGLAALRKVGGRVRAEIGGPDLVVDGIVGISGRGSLRPDAAELVAGLRVPIVAADLPSGVDPDTGAVTGPAVRADVTVAFGAYKPVHVLAAPYCGRTELVPIGLRLPGPNLAALTPGSIGADWPVPAATDDKYTQGVTGICAGSASYPGAAVLCTGAAVAATSGMVRYAGTGAAEVLAKFPEVIATQQVSEVGRVQSWVFGPGAGTDADARNRLVEILATELPVVVDADGLTMLAAEPGLVRARTAPTVLTPHAGEFARLTGRDIGPDRVGAVRSLADDLQVTVLLKGRATLVATPGAPVLVNEAGASWAATAGAGDVLSGVLGALLAAGRDPAWSAAAAARVHALAANLAAQEGHSAGAPISATPLLEHIRPAIGTLRAFADRVV; encoded by the coding sequence ATGTCCACGCAGCGGGGCTATTTCACCGCAGACGAAGTGCGCGCGGCGGAGGCCGAGTTGTTCACGCGCGTCCCGGACGGCGTGCCCATGCAGCGCGCGGCATACGGGCTGGCCACCGTCGTCGCGCGGGAGTTGCGGGCGCGCACCGGCGGGGTCGCGGGTCGCGCGGTGACCTTGCTCGTCGGCTCCGGCGACAACGGCGGCGACGCGCTGTGGGCCGGATCGATGCTGCGCCGGCGCGGTGTCGAAGTGACGGCGGTGCTGCTGAATCCGGCTCGAGCGCACGCGAAAGGTCTTGCGGCACTGCGAAAGGTCGGTGGGCGGGTGCGCGCGGAGATCGGCGGCCCCGACCTGGTGGTCGACGGCATCGTCGGTATCTCCGGCCGCGGGTCGTTGCGCCCCGATGCCGCGGAACTGGTTGCGGGCCTGCGGGTTCCGATCGTCGCCGCGGACCTGCCGAGCGGCGTCGACCCGGATACCGGCGCGGTCACCGGCCCCGCCGTCCGCGCCGACGTCACGGTGGCGTTCGGCGCGTACAAGCCGGTGCATGTCCTGGCCGCCCCGTACTGCGGGCGAACGGAGCTGGTACCCATCGGTTTACGACTACCCGGGCCGAATCTGGCCGCGCTGACACCCGGTTCGATCGGTGCGGACTGGCCGGTACCGGCGGCGACCGACGACAAATACACCCAGGGGGTGACCGGCATCTGCGCGGGCAGCGCGAGCTATCCGGGCGCGGCGGTGCTGTGCACGGGCGCTGCGGTCGCGGCGACCTCGGGCATGGTCCGCTATGCCGGCACCGGCGCCGCGGAGGTGCTCGCGAAGTTCCCCGAAGTCATTGCCACCCAGCAGGTCTCGGAAGTCGGCCGGGTGCAGTCGTGGGTGTTCGGCCCCGGCGCGGGCACCGACGCCGACGCGCGCAATCGTCTCGTCGAGATCCTCGCCACCGAGCTGCCGGTCGTCGTCGACGCCGACGGTCTGACCATGCTCGCCGCCGAACCCGGGCTGGTGCGGGCCCGCACCGCGCCGACGGTATTGACCCCGCACGCAGGCGAATTCGCGCGCCTCACCGGGCGCGACATCGGGCCCGACCGGGTCGGCGCGGTCCGTTCGCTCGCCGACGACTTGCAGGTCACCGTCCTGTTGAAGGGCCGCGCCACCCTCGTGGCCACCCCGGGCGCGCCGGTCCTGGTCAACGAGGCGGGTGCGTCCTGGGCCGCGACCGCGGGCGCCGGTGACGTGCTGTCCGGCGTTCTCGGTGCGCTGCTCGCCGCCGGCCGCGATCCTGCCTGGTCGGCGGCCGCCGCCGCCCGGGTGCACGCGTTGGCGGCCAACCTCGCTGCCCAGGAGGGGCACTCGGCTGGTGCGCCGATCTCCGCGACACCCCTACTCGAGCACATCCGTCCGGCGATCGGCACCTTGCGCGCCTTCGCCGACCGCGTCGTCTGA
- the alr gene encoding alanine racemase: protein MNSRRGGTVQVETVVDLDAIAHNVRILRELAGDAAVMAVVKADGYNHGAVEVGKAALAAGAAELGVTTIAEAVRLREAGITAPILSWLNNSAADYAAAIGADIEIGVSSLDHLRAVAAATEQTGRTATVSLKVDTGLNRNGLSPVEYPQALAELRTLVDAQAMRFRALFSHLANADEPAHPVNDMQRDRFLEAIAVAKEHGLEPELVHLANSPATLTRPDLAFDMVRPGIAMYGHSPVAEDFGLRPAMTFQARVALVKQVAAGEGVSYGHTWYAPRDTTVALIPVGYADGVFRPLSGRFEVWLGGARRPNVGRVCMDQFVVDLGDNAANVREGDMAVLFGGGPGEPRAQEWADLLGTIHYEVVCSPRGRSVRRYVGGGR from the coding sequence CTGAACTCCCGGAGAGGCGGAACAGTGCAAGTGGAGACGGTTGTCGATCTCGACGCCATCGCGCACAACGTGCGGATCCTGCGCGAACTCGCGGGCGACGCCGCCGTGATGGCGGTCGTCAAGGCCGACGGTTACAACCACGGCGCGGTCGAGGTCGGCAAGGCGGCGCTGGCCGCAGGAGCCGCCGAGCTAGGCGTCACCACGATCGCCGAGGCCGTCCGATTGCGCGAGGCGGGTATCACCGCGCCTATTCTGAGCTGGCTCAACAACTCCGCCGCCGACTACGCCGCGGCGATCGGCGCGGATATCGAGATCGGGGTGTCCTCGCTCGATCATCTGCGCGCGGTGGCCGCCGCGACCGAGCAGACCGGCCGGACGGCGACGGTCTCGCTCAAGGTCGACACCGGCCTCAACCGCAACGGGCTGTCGCCGGTCGAATATCCGCAAGCCCTCGCGGAATTGCGGACGCTGGTCGACGCGCAGGCGATGCGGTTCCGGGCGCTCTTCTCCCACCTCGCGAACGCCGACGAGCCCGCGCATCCGGTCAACGACATGCAGCGCGACCGCTTCCTGGAGGCGATCGCCGTCGCCAAGGAACACGGCCTGGAACCGGAACTGGTGCACCTGGCGAACTCGCCCGCCACGCTGACCCGCCCCGACCTCGCGTTCGACATGGTCCGCCCGGGCATCGCGATGTACGGGCACAGTCCCGTCGCCGAGGACTTCGGGCTGCGCCCGGCCATGACCTTCCAGGCCCGGGTCGCGCTGGTCAAGCAGGTCGCGGCGGGCGAGGGCGTCTCGTACGGGCACACCTGGTACGCGCCGCGCGACACCACGGTGGCGCTGATCCCGGTGGGCTATGCCGACGGCGTATTCCGGCCGCTCAGTGGACGTTTCGAGGTGTGGCTGGGCGGTGCGCGCAGGCCGAACGTCGGCCGGGTCTGCATGGACCAGTTCGTGGTCGACCTCGGCGACAACGCCGCGAATGTCCGGGAGGGCGATATGGCCGTCCTGTTCGGCGGCGGTCCGGGCGAACCGCGCGCACAGGAGTGGGCGGATCTGCTCGGCACCATTCACTACGAGGTGGTGTGTTCGCCGCGCGGCCGGTCGGTTCGCCGCTATGTAGGCGGTGGCCGGTGA
- a CDS encoding alpha/beta hydrolase: MSRRRVTAVRGGLATAGVVAALAGAHALRRAGARVLWPARRDEYRDENFALIDEDRAGSVHTEDGVRLATRACGPADAPVTVIFVHGFCNTMESFHFQRRDLEKRWGARARLVLFDLRGHGRSGTSATERCTVSQLGRDLAAVITDAAPAGPVVLVGHSLGGMSVLAAAAQFPELFAERVRGIALLSTAAAEVTAAGITQLLRNPAIDGFRMAVAVAPALVQAGRTTARHVITPILHVSSFHGPVSPTLSRFTTMMIDDTPVETIVKFLKAIELHDESAALPALAQVPVLIIGGSHDLVIPFRNSRALARELKASELIHLREAAHMAHLQFPDIVNDALDRLLVRAGVLEPHPSEVTSG, translated from the coding sequence GTGAGCAGACGGCGGGTCACCGCGGTCCGCGGCGGTCTGGCGACCGCGGGCGTGGTCGCCGCGCTGGCCGGGGCGCACGCCCTGCGCCGCGCCGGCGCCCGGGTGCTCTGGCCCGCCCGCCGTGACGAGTATCGCGACGAGAACTTCGCGCTCATCGACGAGGATCGCGCGGGCAGCGTGCACACCGAGGACGGTGTGCGCTTGGCCACCCGCGCATGCGGTCCCGCGGACGCGCCGGTCACGGTGATCTTCGTGCACGGCTTCTGCAACACCATGGAGTCCTTCCACTTTCAACGCCGTGACCTCGAAAAGCGCTGGGGCGCACGGGCTCGGCTGGTGCTGTTCGATCTGCGCGGGCACGGCCGGTCCGGCACCTCGGCGACCGAGCGCTGCACCGTCTCCCAGCTCGGCCGCGACCTCGCCGCCGTGATCACGGACGCCGCACCGGCCGGTCCGGTGGTGCTGGTGGGTCATTCGCTGGGCGGGATGTCGGTGCTGGCGGCCGCGGCGCAGTTCCCGGAGTTGTTCGCCGAGCGCGTGCGGGGGATCGCCTTGCTGTCCACGGCGGCGGCCGAGGTCACCGCGGCCGGAATCACCCAGCTGCTGCGCAATCCCGCCATCGACGGCTTCCGGATGGCCGTGGCGGTCGCGCCCGCGCTGGTGCAGGCGGGCCGGACCACCGCGCGGCACGTGATCACGCCGATCCTGCATGTCAGCTCGTTCCACGGACCGGTGAGCCCGACACTGTCCCGGTTCACCACGATGATGATCGACGACACCCCGGTCGAGACCATCGTGAAATTCCTCAAAGCCATCGAACTGCACGACGAGTCGGCCGCGCTGCCTGCGCTGGCACAGGTGCCGGTGCTGATCATCGGCGGCTCGCACGATCTGGTGATCCCGTTTCGCAACTCACGCGCGCTCGCCCGAGAGTTGAAAGCCAGTGAGCTGATTCATCTGCGGGAGGCCGCGCACATGGCGCATCTGCAATTCCCGGACATCGTCAACGACGCGCTCGATCGATTGCTGGTGCGCGCCGGCGTGCTCGAACCGCACCCGTCGGAGGTGACCAGTGGCTGA
- the tsaE gene encoding tRNA (adenosine(37)-N6)-threonylcarbamoyltransferase complex ATPase subunit type 1 TsaE: MADRQQRTLPTVADTEALGRELAAGLGAGDLVVLDGPLGAGKTALTRGIAAGLGVQGRVSSPTFIIARQHRAGAQVGAVPLVHVDAYRLGGDLDELDALDLDTDLHQAVVVVEWGRGVVEHLTDRHLRVQLSREPDSDVRTAEWEWVD; the protein is encoded by the coding sequence GTGGCTGATCGTCAGCAACGCACACTGCCCACGGTGGCGGACACCGAAGCACTCGGCCGGGAACTGGCCGCCGGGCTCGGCGCCGGCGACCTGGTCGTGCTGGACGGGCCGCTCGGCGCGGGCAAGACGGCACTGACCCGCGGCATCGCGGCGGGGCTCGGGGTGCAGGGCCGGGTGAGTTCGCCCACCTTCATCATCGCCCGGCAGCATCGGGCAGGTGCGCAGGTAGGAGCGGTGCCGCTGGTGCACGTGGACGCCTACCGGCTCGGCGGCGATCTCGACGAGCTGGACGCGCTGGACCTCGACACCGATCTGCACCAGGCGGTGGTCGTGGTGGAGTGGGGCCGGGGCGTCGTGGAGCACCTGACCGACCGGCATCTGCGGGTGCAGCTCTCGCGCGAACCGGATTCGGACGTGCGCACCGCCGAATGGGAATGGGTGGATTAA
- the tsaB gene encoding tRNA (adenosine(37)-N6)-threonylcarbamoyltransferase complex dimerization subunit type 1 TsaB has protein sequence MLVLSVDTATPAVTAGLVELEQAAPIQTRTVASRVRVDPRAHAEVLTPQILECLTEAGRSRTDLAAVVVGVGPGPFTGLRVGMATAAAFGDALGLPVYGVCSLDAIAADAAADLTPESELLVVTDARRREVYWARYRDGVRVAGPEVAKPGEVDLAQATVIAGSASHVDFFDLPVLPVETPSPAGLATVAAGAVLARAVPDPLVPLYLRRPDAVEKSYRTLDRTGA, from the coding sequence ATGCTGGTATTAAGTGTCGACACCGCGACACCCGCCGTGACCGCGGGATTGGTGGAACTGGAGCAGGCAGCACCGATCCAGACGCGCACGGTCGCCTCCCGTGTGCGGGTCGATCCGCGTGCGCATGCCGAGGTGCTCACGCCGCAGATTCTCGAATGTCTCACCGAGGCAGGCCGTTCCAGGACCGATCTCGCCGCGGTCGTGGTCGGTGTCGGCCCCGGCCCGTTCACCGGACTGCGGGTCGGCATGGCGACCGCCGCCGCCTTCGGTGACGCGCTCGGGCTGCCGGTCTACGGGGTGTGCAGTCTCGACGCCATCGCCGCCGACGCGGCGGCGGACCTCACCCCCGAGAGCGAACTGCTCGTCGTCACCGACGCGCGCCGCCGTGAGGTCTACTGGGCGCGCTACCGCGACGGCGTGCGCGTCGCGGGGCCGGAGGTGGCCAAGCCCGGCGAGGTCGATCTCGCACAGGCCACCGTGATCGCCGGATCCGCCTCGCACGTCGACTTCTTCGACCTGCCGGTGCTGCCGGTGGAGACGCCGTCACCGGCCGGCCTGGCCACCGTCGCCGCTGGGGCGGTGCTCGCGCGCGCGGTGCCCGACCCGCTCGTGCCGCTGTATCTGCGCAGGCCCGACGCCGTCGAGAAGAGCTACCGCACCCTCGACCGGACGGGAGCGTGA
- the rimI gene encoding ribosomal protein S18-alanine N-acetyltransferase: MDIRIEPMAGTDIDRCVELEQLLFPEDDPWHAVAFQSELAAAHNRYITARDADGRMVGYAGIALLGDDRHPEAEVHTIGVDPSYLRAGIGTRLLEALLDEAGKRGGPVFLEVRTDNDPAIALYAKHGFHIIGLRKNYYHPSGADAYTMRRPALSALPLPDEVLS; this comes from the coding sequence GTGGACATCCGGATCGAACCGATGGCCGGCACGGACATCGACCGCTGCGTCGAACTGGAACAGCTGCTGTTCCCGGAGGACGACCCCTGGCACGCGGTCGCGTTCCAGTCGGAACTGGCTGCCGCACACAATCGCTACATCACCGCGCGCGACGCCGACGGGCGAATGGTCGGCTACGCCGGCATCGCACTGCTCGGTGACGACCGACACCCCGAAGCCGAGGTACACACCATCGGCGTCGACCCGAGCTACCTGCGCGCCGGCATCGGCACCCGGCTGCTGGAGGCGCTGCTCGACGAGGCAGGCAAACGCGGCGGGCCGGTGTTCCTCGAGGTGCGCACCGACAACGATCCCGCGATCGCCTTGTACGCCAAGCACGGATTCCACATCATCGGCCTGCGCAAGAACTACTACCACCCCAGCGGCGCCGACGCCTACACCATGCGCAGGCCCGCGCTGAGCGCCCTGCCCCTGCCGGACGAGGTGCTCTCGTGA
- the tsaD gene encoding tRNA (adenosine(37)-N6)-threonylcarbamoyltransferase complex transferase subunit TsaD: MIIMGIESSCDETGVGIVRRHADGSCELLADEVASSVDQHARFGGVVPEIASRAHLEAIVPAMRRALAAAGIAKPDALAVTIGPGLAGALLVGVAAAKAYAAAWDVPFYALNHLGGHVAVDTLEHGPMPPCVALLVSGGHTHLLHVTDLAEPIVELGSTVDDAAGEAFDKVARLLGLGFPGGPALDAAAAQGDPGAIAFPRGMTGPRDARYDFSFSGLKTAVARYVEAAQRSGLTAADLPIPNIAASFQEAVADVLTMKAVRAAQDVGVDTLVLGGGATANSRIRSMAEERCAAAGLTLRVPKPRLCTDNGVMIAALGAHVIAGGAPPSALTVATDPGLPVSVSRVP; the protein is encoded by the coding sequence GTGATCATCATGGGCATCGAAAGCTCCTGCGACGAAACCGGAGTCGGCATCGTGCGCCGGCACGCCGACGGCAGCTGCGAGCTGCTCGCCGACGAGGTCGCCTCCAGCGTCGATCAGCACGCCCGCTTCGGCGGTGTGGTGCCCGAGATCGCGTCCCGTGCGCACCTGGAAGCGATCGTCCCCGCCATGCGCCGGGCGCTCGCCGCGGCCGGTATCGCCAAGCCCGACGCGCTGGCCGTGACCATCGGCCCCGGGCTGGCAGGCGCGTTGCTCGTCGGCGTCGCGGCGGCGAAAGCCTATGCGGCGGCGTGGGATGTGCCGTTCTACGCGTTGAACCACCTCGGTGGACACGTCGCGGTGGACACGCTGGAGCACGGTCCGATGCCGCCGTGCGTCGCGCTGCTCGTGTCCGGCGGGCACACCCACCTGCTGCACGTCACCGATCTGGCCGAACCCATCGTCGAACTGGGCAGCACCGTCGACGATGCCGCGGGCGAGGCGTTCGACAAGGTCGCGCGGCTGCTCGGGCTCGGCTTTCCCGGCGGCCCGGCACTGGACGCCGCTGCCGCACAGGGTGATCCGGGCGCGATCGCCTTCCCGCGCGGCATGACCGGGCCCCGGGACGCCCGATACGACTTCTCCTTCTCCGGCCTGAAAACCGCCGTCGCCCGCTACGTCGAGGCAGCGCAACGCAGCGGCCTGACCGCCGCCGACCTGCCCATCCCGAATATCGCCGCGTCGTTCCAGGAAGCGGTCGCCGACGTGCTCACCATGAAAGCGGTCCGTGCCGCCCAGGACGTCGGCGTCGATACCCTCGTCCTCGGCGGCGGCGCCACCGCCAATTCCCGGATCCGCTCGATGGCCGAAGAACGGTGCGCCGCCGCCGGATTGACCCTCCGCGTACCCAAACCCCGCCTGTGCACCGACAACGGCGTGATGATCGCCGCCCTCGGCGCCCACGTGATCGCCGGCGGCGCACCCCCCTCCGCCCTCACCGTAGCCACCGACCCCGGCCTCCCGGTCTCAGTAAGCCGCGTCCCCTAA
- a CDS encoding Hsp70 family protein translates to MRTSLGISAGSEVVCSALVATASNGAQSFDYRVVSADAAHSDLGDLVASSIELMTTQLPTTQLAHDVDYPVGARFAGASPRNLESPTSRPPTSVAVAYRTKEQAQAIRSATGKQRELRLVPEGTAALTYLRHTGLLDRYETVAIIDLGASGLTVTVADQADGTVLRSERTAAISGNAIDDLIYHHLVDLHYARRGTRPNRGMLTNRGRAAKEHLSIAPAVTIDHVAGQPLKLTRADFEELIADLLRETAVFAAAVFARAPKFPEAVAVIGGGANIPAVVDTLARRLDVPVFTVEDPDAVIAKGAALVADSVQPSVIPLAALGSDAPVGTFTKVVGTLAGAIVVVGLIIGYGVKTFAPTSDDEVSPAGTTSSASQLPPAPVSVVPPTGAGTATSGRTQESTNRPSDGNLPSITQDRGQPSSTPAPSSAPPPSPPTLRPDPNLPVIPFPELLGPLFGNPTTPPGGSSGPDKPKPGAAPTPTQVPPTGQRQAPAQSQLPIIPRSNSGSAHVGGTEQPGHSD, encoded by the coding sequence ATGCGAACATCCCTCGGCATCTCCGCCGGGTCCGAGGTCGTGTGCTCGGCACTGGTCGCCACCGCCTCGAACGGGGCACAGAGCTTCGACTACCGCGTCGTCTCCGCCGACGCGGCGCATTCCGATCTCGGCGACCTGGTCGCCTCCTCGATCGAGTTGATGACCACCCAGCTGCCGACCACCCAGCTGGCCCACGACGTGGACTACCCCGTCGGCGCCCGGTTCGCCGGCGCGAGCCCGCGCAACCTCGAATCGCCGACCAGCAGGCCGCCCACCAGCGTCGCCGTCGCCTACCGGACCAAAGAGCAGGCGCAGGCGATCCGCTCGGCCACCGGCAAACAGCGCGAACTGCGCCTGGTGCCCGAGGGCACCGCGGCACTCACCTACCTCCGGCACACCGGATTGCTCGACCGCTACGAGACGGTCGCCATCATCGACCTCGGCGCGAGCGGGCTCACCGTCACCGTGGCCGACCAGGCCGACGGCACCGTGCTCCGCTCCGAGCGCACCGCCGCGATCAGCGGCAACGCCATCGATGATCTGATCTACCACCATTTGGTCGACCTGCACTACGCGCGGCGCGGCACCCGCCCCAACCGCGGCATGCTGACCAACCGCGGCCGCGCGGCCAAGGAACATCTGTCCATCGCGCCCGCCGTCACCATCGATCATGTCGCCGGGCAGCCGCTCAAGCTGACCAGGGCCGATTTCGAAGAGCTCATCGCCGACCTGCTCCGCGAGACCGCCGTCTTCGCGGCCGCGGTGTTCGCCCGGGCGCCCAAGTTCCCCGAGGCGGTGGCCGTGATCGGCGGCGGCGCCAATATCCCCGCCGTCGTGGACACCCTCGCCCGCCGGCTCGACGTGCCGGTGTTCACCGTGGAAGATCCCGATGCCGTGATCGCGAAAGGCGCCGCGCTGGTTGCCGATTCGGTCCAGCCGTCGGTGATCCCGCTGGCCGCGCTCGGTAGCGACGCGCCGGTCGGCACGTTCACCAAGGTGGTCGGCACGCTCGCCGGTGCGATCGTGGTGGTCGGGCTGATCATCGGCTACGGCGTGAAGACGTTCGCGCCCACCTCCGACGACGAGGTCTCCCCCGCGGGCACTACCAGCAGCGCGTCCCAGCTGCCGCCCGCGCCGGTGAGCGTCGTCCCGCCGACCGGTGCGGGCACCGCCACCAGCGGGCGTACCCAGGAGAGCACCAACCGGCCGAGCGACGGCAACCTGCCCTCGATCACCCAAGACCGCGGGCAGCCGTCGAGCACGCCGGCACCGTCCTCCGCCCCGCCGCCCAGCCCGCCCACCCTGCGGCCGGACCCGAACCTCCCGGTCATCCCGTTCCCCGAACTACTCGGCCCGCTGTTCGGCAACCCCACCACGCCCCCGGGCGGTTCCTCGGGCCCGGACAAGCCCAAGCCCGGAGCCGCCCCCACCCCGACCCAGGTCCCGCCCACCGGCCAACGCCAAGCCCCCGCCCAATCCCAACTCCCGATCATCCCCCGCTCGAACTCCGGCTCCGCACACGTCGGTGGAACCGAGCAGCCGGGCCACTCGGACTGA
- the groES gene encoding co-chaperone GroES codes for MASVNIKPLEDKILVQANEAETTTASGLVIPDTAKEKPQEGTVIAVGEGRVTDKGDRIPVDVKEGDTVIYSKYGGTEIKYQGEEYLILSARDVLAVVTK; via the coding sequence GTGGCGAGCGTGAACATCAAGCCGCTCGAGGACAAGATCCTCGTCCAGGCCAACGAGGCCGAGACGACGACGGCCTCCGGCCTGGTCATCCCCGACACGGCGAAGGAAAAGCCGCAGGAGGGCACCGTCATCGCCGTCGGCGAAGGCCGCGTCACCGACAAGGGTGACCGCATCCCGGTCGACGTCAAGGAAGGTGACACCGTCATCTACAGCAAGTACGGCGGCACCGAAATCAAGTACCAGGGCGAGGAGTACCTCATCCTGTCGGCGCGCGACGTGCTGGCCGTCGTCACCAAGTGA